The Streptomyces sp. NBC_00440 genome contains a region encoding:
- a CDS encoding DUF475 domain-containing protein, translating into MLLKTFGWSFVITVVGLAAAVIYDGWTALGVVAILGVLEISLSFDNAVINAGILKKMSAFWQKIFLTVGVLIAVFGMRLVFPVVIVAISAKINPIEAVKLAVNEKDHYQQLVTDAHPSIAAFGGMFLMMIFLDFIFEDRDIQWLRWIERPLAKLGKVDMLSVCIALVVLLISSFTVATHAHQHGGVHADKAQTVLISGIAGLIAYLVVGGLSGYFENRLEEDEEREQEAEEEARKSGSAVPAVMMAGKAAFFMFLYLEVLDASFSFDGVIGAFAITNDIVLMTLGLGIGAMYVRSLTVYLVRQGTLDDYVFLEHGAHYAIGALSVILLVTIQYDINEIITGLVGVVLIGLSFWSSVRRNKRIAAEGGGGSGDRTEVPSGV; encoded by the coding sequence GTGCTTCTGAAAACCTTCGGGTGGTCATTCGTGATCACCGTGGTCGGTCTTGCCGCGGCGGTGATCTACGACGGATGGACCGCCCTGGGCGTTGTGGCGATCCTGGGCGTCCTGGAGATCTCTCTGTCGTTCGACAACGCGGTGATCAACGCCGGAATCCTGAAGAAGATGAGTGCCTTCTGGCAGAAGATCTTCCTCACGGTCGGTGTGCTCATCGCCGTCTTCGGTATGCGACTGGTCTTCCCCGTCGTGATCGTCGCCATCAGCGCCAAGATCAATCCGATCGAAGCGGTGAAGCTGGCAGTCAACGAGAAGGACCACTACCAGCAGCTGGTCACCGACGCCCACCCGTCGATCGCTGCCTTCGGTGGCATGTTCCTGATGATGATCTTCCTCGACTTCATCTTCGAGGACCGTGACATCCAGTGGCTCCGCTGGATCGAGCGCCCGCTGGCCAAGCTCGGCAAGGTCGACATGCTCTCGGTCTGCATCGCGCTCGTGGTGCTGCTGATCTCCTCCTTCACCGTTGCCACCCACGCCCACCAGCACGGCGGCGTGCACGCGGACAAGGCGCAGACGGTCCTCATCTCCGGTATCGCCGGGCTCATCGCCTATCTCGTGGTGGGCGGACTCTCCGGGTACTTCGAGAACCGGCTGGAAGAGGACGAGGAGCGTGAGCAGGAGGCCGAGGAGGAAGCCAGGAAGTCCGGCTCGGCTGTACCTGCGGTCATGATGGCCGGCAAGGCCGCGTTCTTCATGTTCCTCTACCTGGAAGTCCTCGACGCCTCCTTCTCGTTCGACGGGGTCATCGGCGCCTTCGCCATCACCAACGACATCGTGCTGATGACGCTCGGCCTCGGTATCGGCGCCATGTACGTCAGGTCGCTCACCGTCTACCTGGTCCGCCAGGGCACCCTGGACGACTACGTCTTCCTGGAGCACGGCGCCCACTACGCGATCGGCGCGCTCTCGGTGATCCTGCTCGTCACCATCCAGTACGACATCAACGAGATCATCACCGGCCTCGTCGGAGTCGTGCTGATCGGCTTGTCCTTCTGGTCGTCGGTCCGCAGGAACAAGCGGATCGCGGCGGAGGGCGGGGGCGGCTCCGGAGACCGGACAGAAGTGCCGTCCGGGGTGTGA
- a CDS encoding TerD family protein, whose amino-acid sequence MGVTLAKGGNVSLSKAAPNLTQVLVGLGWDARSTTGADFDLDASALLCQSGRVLGDEYFIFYNQLTSPDGSVEHTGDNLTGEGEGDDESIIVDLSKVPAHCDKIVFPVSIHEADSRGQTFGQVANAFIRVVNQADGQELARYDLSEDASTETAMIFGELYRYGGEWKFRAVGQGYASGLRGIALDFGVNVS is encoded by the coding sequence ATGGGCGTTACGCTCGCCAAGGGAGGCAATGTCTCCCTCTCGAAGGCCGCACCCAACCTCACGCAAGTTCTGGTCGGGCTCGGCTGGGACGCACGCTCCACCACCGGAGCGGACTTCGACCTCGACGCCAGCGCGCTGCTGTGCCAGTCGGGCCGGGTGCTCGGCGACGAGTACTTCATCTTCTACAACCAGCTGACCAGCCCGGACGGTTCTGTGGAGCACACCGGCGACAACCTCACCGGTGAGGGCGAGGGCGACGACGAGTCGATCATCGTCGACCTCTCCAAGGTGCCCGCCCACTGCGACAAGATCGTCTTCCCGGTCTCGATCCACGAGGCGGACAGCCGTGGCCAGACCTTCGGCCAGGTCGCCAACGCCTTCATCCGCGTGGTGAACCAGGCCGACGGCCAGGAGCTGGCGCGGTACGACCTGAGCGAGGACGCCTCGACGGAGACCGCGATGATCTTCGGCGAGCTGTACCGGTACGGCGGCGAATGGAAGTTCCGGGCCGTGGGGCAGGGGTACGCGTCAGGGCTGCGGGGCATCGCTCTAGACTTCGGGGTCAATGTTTCCTAA
- a CDS encoding TerD family protein, which yields MGVSLSKGGNVSLTKAAPNLTAVIVGLGWDARTTTGGDFDLDASALLTNEEGKVANDSNFVFFNNLKSPDGSVEHTGDNLTGEGEGDDEVIKVNLAGVPADVSKIVFPVSIYEAESRQQSFGQVRNAYIRVVNEADNSELARYDLSEDASTETAMVFGELYRNGAEWKFRAIGQGYASGLRGIAQDFGVNV from the coding sequence GTGGGAGTCAGCCTCAGCAAGGGCGGCAACGTCTCGCTGACCAAGGCCGCACCCAATCTGACCGCGGTCATCGTCGGTCTCGGATGGGATGCACGCACCACCACAGGTGGTGACTTCGACCTCGACGCCAGCGCTCTGCTGACGAACGAAGAGGGCAAGGTCGCCAACGACTCGAACTTCGTCTTCTTCAACAACCTCAAGAGCCCCGACGGCTCGGTCGAGCACACCGGTGACAACCTCACCGGTGAGGGCGAGGGCGACGACGAGGTCATCAAGGTGAATCTCGCCGGTGTGCCCGCCGATGTCTCGAAGATCGTGTTCCCGGTCTCGATCTACGAGGCCGAGAGCCGCCAGCAGAGCTTCGGCCAGGTCCGCAACGCGTACATCCGCGTGGTGAACGAGGCGGACAACTCCGAGCTGGCGCGGTACGACCTCAGTGAGGACGCGTCGACGGAGACCGCCATGGTCTTCGGCGAGCTCTACCGCAACGGCGCGGAGTGGAAGTTCCGCGCCATTGGCCAGGGGTACGCCTCCGGGCTGCGCGGTATCGCGCAGGACTTCGGCGTCAACGTCTGA
- a CDS encoding peroxiredoxin: MAIEVGTEAPDFELKDNHGRTVRLSDFRGEKNVVLLFYPFAFTGVCTGELCALRDELPKFVNDDVQLLAVSNDSIHTLRVFAEQEGLEYPLLSDFWPHGEASRAYGVFDEEKGCAVRGTFIIDKEGVVRWTVVNGLPDARDLNEYAKALDTL, encoded by the coding sequence ATGGCGATCGAGGTCGGCACCGAGGCCCCGGATTTCGAGCTGAAGGACAACCACGGCCGGACCGTCCGCCTCTCGGACTTCCGCGGCGAGAAGAACGTGGTGCTGCTCTTCTACCCCTTCGCTTTCACCGGCGTGTGCACCGGCGAGCTCTGCGCCCTCCGCGACGAGCTGCCGAAGTTCGTCAACGACGACGTGCAGCTGCTCGCCGTCTCCAACGACTCCATCCACACGCTGCGCGTCTTCGCGGAGCAGGAGGGCCTCGAATACCCGCTGCTCTCCGACTTCTGGCCGCACGGCGAGGCCTCGCGGGCGTACGGCGTCTTCGACGAGGAGAAGGGGTGCGCGGTGCGCGGGACCTTCATCATCGACAAGGAGGGCGTCGTCCGCTGGACCGTCGTCAACGGTCTGCCGGACGCTCGTGACCTGAACGAGTACGCCAAGGCGCTCGACACCCTCTGA
- a CDS encoding DUF3052 domain-containing protein, with protein MSATADHAEERTNQAARLGFEPGQVVQEIGYDDDVEQELREGIESVIGQELVDEDYDDVADAVVLWFRDEDGDLTDALVDAIGLVDDGGAVWLLTPKTGRDGYVEPSDINEASQTAGLAQTKSINAGKDWTGSRLVTPKVARSGKR; from the coding sequence GTGAGCGCGACCGCGGACCACGCGGAGGAGCGGACCAATCAGGCAGCACGCCTGGGGTTCGAGCCCGGACAAGTGGTCCAGGAGATCGGCTACGACGACGACGTCGAGCAGGAACTCCGTGAGGGTATTGAGAGCGTCATCGGCCAGGAACTCGTCGACGAGGACTACGACGACGTGGCTGACGCTGTCGTGTTGTGGTTCCGCGACGAGGACGGCGACCTTACGGACGCGCTGGTGGACGCCATCGGTCTGGTCGACGACGGCGGCGCGGTCTGGCTGCTGACCCCCAAGACCGGCCGTGACGGTTACGTCGAGCCGAGCGACATCAACGAGGCATCTCAGACAGCCGGTCTGGCCCAGACCAAGAGCATCAATGCCGGCAAGGACTGGACGGGGAGCCGTCTGGTCACACCGAAGGTGGCAAGGTCCGGCAAGCGCTGA